A region of uncultured Anaeromusa sp. DNA encodes the following proteins:
- a CDS encoding YibE/F family protein: MKRDRMVVFVILLVSLGLYWLPSQFTPEDDGYIRAKGTVLSVDNEHVYVRGVVRTGVQEVVLQIADGPYEGKTITCSNTLLGKLEMDKMFAPGDMALVTVKGTAGEIQAANVVDHYRLYAEGLLFFLFAALLCWYARWTGLKALLSFVFTVLALWKVLWPLFLLGWDPVFVSILVVAAIVGTVTLLVIGFNRIALAAFCGTLGGAVGAVVLAFLFGQLFRVHGAVLPYAETLLHMGYAQLDLTRMFLAGIMLASSGAMMDVAVDIAVAVGELKCKRPDLKRGEAIASGLHIGRAVVGTMTTTLLLAYSGSFMALMMVFIAQGTPVVNILNLTYVAAEILHTLTGSIGVVLVAPCTALLAGVLLVEPSSALTCELSAKKP; the protein is encoded by the coding sequence ATGAAACGGGATCGCATGGTTGTTTTCGTTATTTTATTAGTGTCCCTCGGTTTATACTGGCTGCCAAGCCAGTTTACGCCGGAGGATGATGGATATATACGGGCCAAGGGCACCGTGCTCTCTGTTGATAATGAACACGTATACGTCCGCGGCGTAGTTCGCACAGGCGTGCAGGAGGTTGTGCTGCAAATAGCTGACGGTCCGTATGAAGGCAAGACCATTACTTGCAGCAATACGCTGTTGGGAAAATTGGAAATGGATAAGATGTTTGCTCCGGGCGATATGGCGCTGGTGACTGTGAAGGGGACGGCAGGCGAGATTCAGGCCGCCAATGTGGTGGATCATTATCGTCTATATGCGGAAGGCTTGCTCTTTTTCCTCTTTGCGGCGCTTTTATGCTGGTACGCCCGCTGGACTGGGCTGAAAGCGCTTCTTTCCTTTGTATTTACCGTTTTAGCCTTGTGGAAGGTACTTTGGCCGCTGTTTTTGCTTGGATGGGATCCGGTATTTGTATCCATCTTGGTTGTAGCGGCTATCGTCGGTACGGTTACGCTATTGGTTATCGGCTTTAACCGCATTGCTTTAGCGGCTTTTTGCGGTACATTAGGGGGAGCGGTGGGGGCTGTAGTGCTGGCTTTTTTATTCGGACAGCTTTTTCGGGTTCACGGCGCAGTTTTGCCATATGCAGAGACCTTGCTGCATATGGGATACGCTCAGTTAGACCTGACCAGAATGTTTCTGGCAGGGATTATGCTGGCTTCTTCCGGGGCGATGATGGATGTGGCCGTTGATATTGCCGTAGCTGTTGGGGAGTTGAAATGTAAGCGGCCAGATTTAAAGCGAGGGGAGGCTATTGCATCGGGCCTGCATATAGGACGGGCTGTGGTCGGCACGATGACAACAACGTTGCTTCTGGCTTACAGCGGCTCTTTTATGGCGTTGATGATGGTTTTTATCGCTCAAGGGACGCCTGTAGTCAATATTTTAAATTTGACTTACGTGGCGGCGGAAATACTGCATACGTTAACAGGAAGTATTGGTGTTGTGTTAGTAGCTCCTTGTACGGCCTTGTTGGCAGGAGTGCTCCTTGTGGAACCTTCATCGGCGTTGACGTGTGAATTATCAGCAAAAAAACCTTGA